A part of Pseudoliparis swirei isolate HS2019 ecotype Mariana Trench chromosome 8, NWPU_hadal_v1, whole genome shotgun sequence genomic DNA contains:
- the LOC130198354 gene encoding ring-infected erythrocyte surface antigen-like, which yields MKKQIGGQSRARNTIFAFSGRTRLPADRAVENPPGAPDVRAVGQGTGRRSAASVSLSYVSLNVSLNVSLNISLSYVSLNVSLNVTLNITLNVSLNVSLNVTLNVSLNVTLNVSLNVSLNVSLNVTLNVSLNVSQNVSLNVSQNVSLNVSPNYVSLNVSLNVSQNVSLNVSLNVSPSYVSLNVSQNVSLNVSQNISQNVTLNVSLNVTLNVSQNVSLNVSLNVSQNVSLNVSLNVSPNYVSLNVSLNVSQNVSLNVSLNVSPSYVSLNVSLNVSQNVSQNVSQNVSQNVSLNVSLNVSLNAPR from the exons ATGAAGAAACAGATCGGTGGGCAGAGTCGGGCCAGAAACACCATTTTTGCATTTTCAGGCCGGACTCGGCTCCCAGCCGACCGGGCCGTGGAGAATCCGCCCGGTGCTCCGGATGTCCGGGCTGTCGGTCAGGGTACCG GACGCCGCTCGGCTGCCTCCGTCTCCCTTAGTTACGTCTCCCTGAACGTCTCCTTGAACGTCTCCTTGAACATCTCCCTTAGTTACGTCTCCCTGAACGTCTCCTTGAACGTCACCCTGAACATCACCCTGAACGTCTCCCTGAACGTCTCCCTGAACGTCACCCTGAACGTCTCCCTGAACGTCACCCTGAACGTCTCCCTGAACGTCTCCCTGAACGTCTCCCTGAACGTCACCCTGAACGTCTCCCTGAACGTCTCCCAGAACGTCTCCCTGAACGTCTCCCAGAACGTCTCCTTGAACGTCTCCCCTAATTACGTCTCCCTGAACGTCTCCCTGAACGTCTCCCAGAACGTCTCCCTGAACGTCTCCTTGAACGTCTCCCCTAGTTACGTCTCCCTGAACGTCTCCCAGAACGTCTCCTTGAACGTCTCCCAGAACATCTCCCAGAACGTCACCCTGAACGTCTCCCTGAACGTCACCCTGAACGTCTCCCAGAACGTCTCCCTGAACGTCTCCTTGAACGTCTCCCAGAACGTCTCCTTGAACGTCTCCTTGAACGTCTCCCCTAATTACGTCTCCCTGAACGTCTCCCTGAACGTCTCCCAGAACGTCTCCCTGAACGTCTCCTTGAACGTCTCCCCTAGTTACGTCTCCCTGAACGTCTCCCTGAACGTCTCCCAGAACGTCTCCCAGAACGTCTCCCAGAACGTCTCCCAGAACGTCTCCTTGAACGTCTCCTTGAACGtttccctgaacgcaccgcggtaA